A portion of the Gadus macrocephalus chromosome 10, ASM3116895v1 genome contains these proteins:
- the cfl1 gene encoding cofilin-1, translated as MASGVTVTDDVIAVFNDMKVRKAQANEEDKKKRKKAVLFCISPDKQNIILEEGKEILCGDVGTTVKDPYLEFVKMLPSDDCRYALYDATYETKETKKEDLVFIFWAPETASMKSKMIYASSKEAIKKKFSGIKHELQANFLEEIKDRRTLAEKLGGSAVITLEGSPL; from the exons ATG GCCTCCGGTGTCACAGTCACAGATGACGTTATCGCGGTCTTCAATGACATGAAGGTGCGCAAGGCACAGGCGAACGAGGAGgacaagaagaagaggaagaaggctgTCCTGTTCTGCATAAGCCCCGACAAACAGAACATCATTCTGGAGGAGGGCAAGGAGATCCTCTGCGGGGACGTCGGCACCACGGTCAAGGACCCCTACCTGGAGTTTGTAAAGATGCTGCCCAGTGACGACTGTCGCTACGCCCTCTACGACGCCACTTATGAAACCAAGGAGACCAAGAAAGAAGACCTGGTCTTTATTTTCTG GGCCCCAGAAACTGCCTCCATGAAGAGCAAGATGATCTACGCCAGCTCAAAAGAGGCCATCAAGAAGAAGTTTTCAG GTATCAAGCATGAGTTGCAGGCAAACTTTCTGGAGGAGATCAAGGATCGGCGCACACTGGCTGAGAAGCTCGGAGGGTCCGCAGTAATAACCCTAGAGGGAAGCCCACTATAA
- the prss23 gene encoding serine protease 23 yields MVKPHRASPLAHLFTWLLTLQLCLPLSQAALPPTSPHPAHVPSLVPHSPTRLTRSRFSARTQLDFSTHCNASCFHRAEQWAQPEDLSQKLAFETLYSDGSRTLTAVDVDGDGEDEEEGRVRLSARTPPKRRLRRQVGSGRHRRVRRQIYGADGRFNIRGENFLLDYPFSTAVRISTGCTGVLVSQRHVLTAAHCVHDGKDYVKGARKLRVGFLTPPYINGTRPGRNQSDPRKPLVRWVRVKRTRVPKGWIQGPQEVSMDFDYALLELRWPHRRPFMRLAVTPSSDDLAGKRIHFSGFDSDRPGELVYRFCPVEDESNDLIYQHCDARPGASGSGVYGRVWDSTLERWERKVIGIFSGHQWLEIDGENRDYNVAVRFTPLKFAQICYWVHGNQLDCSHD; encoded by the coding sequence ATGGTGAAACCCCATCGCGCCTCTCCCCTGGCTCACCTCTTCACCTGGCTGCTGACGCTAcagctctgcctccccctctcgcAGGCGGCCCtgccccccaccagcccccaccCGGCCCACGTCCCCTCGCTGGTGCCCCACTCGCCCACGCGGCTCACCCGCTCCCGCTTCAGCGCCCGGACCCAGTTGGACTTCAGCACCCACTGCAACGCCAGCTGCTTCCACCGGGCGGAGCAGTGGGCCCAGCCCGAGGACCTCAGCCAGAAGCTGGCCTTCGAGACGCTCTACTCGGACGGCTCTCGCACCCTCACCGCCGTGGACGTGGACGGCGAcggagaggacgaggaggagggccgCGTCCGCCTCTCCGCCCGCACGCCGCCAAAGCGGCGGCTGAGGCGTCAGGTCGGGTCGGGGCGTCACAGACGCGTGAGACGGCAGATCTACGGCGCCGACGGGCGCTTTAACATCCGCGGGGAGAACTTCCTGCTGGACTACCCTTTCTCCACGGCGGTGCGCATCTCCACCGGCTGCACGGGCGTGCTGGTGTCCCAGCGCCACGTGCTGACCGCCGCCCACTGCGTCCACGACGGGAAGGACTACGTCAAGGGAGCGCGGAAGCTCAGGGTCGGGTTCCTCACCCCGCCGTACATCAACGGCACCAGGCCGGggaggaaccaatcagatcccaGGAAACCCTTGGTGCGCTGGGTCAGGGTGAAGCGCACCCGCGTGCCCAAGGGCTGGATCCAGGGTCCCCAGGAGGTCAGCATGGACTTTGACTACGCCCTGCTGGAGCTACGCTGGCCCCATCGGAGGCCCTTCATGCGTCTGGCCGTGACCCCCTCGTCCGACGACCTGGCAGGGAAACGTATTCACTTCTCCGGCTTCGACAGCGACCGGCCTGGAGAGCTGGTCTACAGGTTTTGCCCCGTGGAGGACGAATCCAACGACCTCATCTACCAGCATTGCGACGCCCGGCCGGGGGCCAGTGGCTCGGGGGTGTACGGACGGGTGTGGGACAGTACCCTGGAGCGGTGGGAGAGGAAAGTGATCGGGATCTTCTCGGGACACCAGTGGCTGGAGATCGACGGGGAGAACCGGGATTACAACGTGGCCGTGCGATTCACGCCGCTCAAGTTTGCTCAGATCTGCTACTGGGTGCACGGGAACCAGCTGGACTGCAGTCACGACTGA